The Acidobacteriota bacterium genome has a window encoding:
- a CDS encoding dipeptidase, which translates to MATESRAREIHERSIVIDGLNVSRWGEEAVYRHLHEGGLTAINATVAVWEGTHGTLRNIARFYKDFDTYSRYIRQVTCLDDIRKAKEEGRVGVIFGFQNSSPIEDDLDLVEVFHRLGVRAIQITYNDLNLVGAGCYERRDVGLSQFGVDLVAEMNRLGMVVDLSHVGHRTTMDAIETSDDPVWFSHTNPRTLCDHPRNKTDEEVKALVATGGIVGANSFPTFLARGYDSTLEDVLDVVDYWVDLVGIDSVGIGLDFTELHTAEWFHWLMAGKLKGSTVFPLPYPIPLPDGITRADEMPNLTAGLAGRGYSGEDVQKIMGLNVYRLFERVWKE; encoded by the coding sequence ATGGCAACCGAATCGAGGGCAAGGGAAATCCATGAGCGGTCCATCGTGATCGACGGCCTCAACGTCAGCCGTTGGGGGGAGGAAGCGGTCTACCGCCATCTCCACGAGGGCGGGCTCACCGCCATCAACGCCACGGTGGCGGTCTGGGAGGGGACGCACGGGACCCTGCGAAACATCGCCCGCTTCTACAAGGACTTCGACACCTACTCCCGGTATATCCGGCAGGTGACCTGTCTCGACGACATCCGGAAAGCCAAGGAGGAGGGCCGGGTGGGGGTCATCTTCGGCTTCCAGAACTCCTCCCCCATCGAGGACGACCTGGACCTGGTGGAGGTCTTCCACCGGCTCGGGGTCCGGGCGATCCAGATCACCTACAACGACCTGAACCTGGTGGGGGCCGGCTGCTACGAGCGCCGGGACGTGGGCCTGAGCCAGTTCGGGGTGGACCTGGTGGCCGAGATGAACCGCCTGGGCATGGTCGTCGACCTGTCCCACGTGGGCCACCGGACCACCATGGACGCCATCGAGACCTCCGACGACCCGGTCTGGTTCAGCCACACCAATCCCCGGACCCTGTGCGATCATCCCCGGAACAAGACCGACGAGGAGGTGAAGGCCCTGGTGGCCACGGGAGGAATCGTCGGCGCCAACAGCTTCCCCACCTTCCTGGCCCGCGGCTACGATTCGACTCTGGAGGACGTGCTGGACGTGGTCGACTACTGGGTCGACCTGGTGGGCATCGACTCGGTGGGCATCGGCCTGGATTTCACCGAGCTGCATACTGCCGAGTGGTTCCACTGGCTCATGGCCGGCAAGCTCAAGGGCTCCACCGTGTTTCCGCTTCCCTATCCCATTCCCCTGCCCGACGGGATCACCCGGGCCGACGAGATGCCGAACCTGACGGCGGGCCTGGCGGGCCGGGGCTACTCCGGGGAAGACGTGCAGAAGATCATGGGGCTCAACGTCTACCGGCTCTTCGAGCGGGTCTGGAAGGAGTAA
- a CDS encoding PIN domain-containing protein, whose product MSVAYVDTSAVAAIALGEPGALTLDHRLRGFDRLHSSNLLEAELRAVFSREKVEFSPSLITRIDWVLPERPLTPEYSTALQAGYLKGADLWHVATALFVAIDPSRVSFVTLDKQQAFVAKTLGFRIPDGMVLRT is encoded by the coding sequence ATGAGCGTCGCTTACGTAGACACTTCCGCGGTAGCCGCCATCGCCTTAGGCGAGCCAGGCGCGTTGACCCTGGACCACCGGCTGCGAGGATTCGATCGTCTGCATTCTTCCAACCTCCTGGAGGCGGAACTGCGGGCTGTGTTCTCACGGGAGAAGGTCGAATTTTCGCCGAGTCTCATCACCCGTATCGACTGGGTTTTGCCGGAGCGGCCCTTGACGCCGGAATACTCAACAGCCCTGCAAGCTGGTTACTTGAAGGGTGCCGATCTCTGGCACGTCGCGACGGCTTTGTTTGTGGCTATCGATCCCAGCCGTGTTTCTTTCGTCACACTCGACAAACAGCAAGCGTTCGTGGCAAAGACGCTTGGGTTTCGGATTCCGGATGGAATGGTATTGCGGACGTGA
- a CDS encoding CocE/NonD family hydrolase, with protein sequence MKKTILLLPFIWTLLPLSGQQPDQKEYVRANYNKFEHRIPMRDGVRLFTAVYAPNDRSRTYPILLYRTPYSSRPYGADRYRSSLGPTPQFARDGYIFVYQDVRGRYMSEGDFVQLTPHLPEKRTPQDIDESTDTYDTIEWLVTHLPGHNGRVGQWGISYPGFYTAAGMIDTHPALKAASPQAPIGDFYFDDFHHHGAFFLAHAFSFFARHAKPRPQPTTEPLVPFEYGTPDGYQFFLDLGPLTNINRVHLKGEIEFWNQMMEHPRYDAFWSKRGIVRHLKNVRCAVMTVGGWFDAEDLYGPLEIYRSVERNNPEISNVLVMGPWAHGDWGRRPGTGLGNARFGFDTSDFYRKRIIRPFFRHHLKQAGKADLPEAYVFETGANRWRTFDSWPPPSLQPYRLYLRAQGDLSAQPPETGEEGSDEYVSDPAKPVPFSQDISPQMTREYMTDDQRFAARRPDVLAYQTPVLEQDLTVAGPLEAELWVSTTAGDADWVVKLIDVLPDSAPDNDPNPRRVRMGGYQMMIRSEVIRGRFRNSYEHPEPFEPGRPTRVRLPLQDVFHTFKAGHRVMVQIQSSWFPLVDRNPQKYVPNIFKARAEDFIRATHRVYRSPRHATHLKLGVMEPLDPGGGN encoded by the coding sequence ATGAAGAAAACGATCCTGTTGCTCCCCTTCATTTGGACCCTTCTCCCCCTCTCCGGCCAACAGCCGGACCAGAAGGAGTACGTTCGAGCCAACTACAACAAGTTCGAGCACCGGATTCCCATGCGCGACGGAGTCCGGCTCTTCACCGCGGTGTACGCGCCCAACGACCGCTCCCGGACCTATCCGATCCTGCTCTACCGGACACCGTACAGTTCCCGGCCCTACGGGGCGGACCGCTACCGGTCCTCCCTGGGACCCACGCCCCAATTCGCCCGGGACGGATACATCTTCGTCTACCAGGACGTCCGGGGCCGGTACATGTCGGAAGGGGACTTCGTCCAATTGACTCCCCATCTGCCTGAGAAGAGAACTCCTCAGGACATCGACGAGAGCACCGACACCTACGACACCATCGAATGGCTCGTCACCCACCTGCCGGGACACAACGGACGGGTGGGCCAGTGGGGCATCTCCTACCCCGGTTTCTATACGGCGGCGGGCATGATCGACACCCACCCGGCCTTGAAGGCGGCGTCTCCGCAGGCCCCCATCGGCGACTTCTATTTCGACGACTTCCACCATCACGGCGCCTTCTTCCTGGCCCATGCCTTCAGTTTTTTCGCCCGGCACGCCAAACCCCGGCCCCAGCCCACCACCGAACCGTTGGTCCCCTTCGAATACGGAACGCCGGACGGATACCAGTTTTTTCTGGACCTGGGCCCCCTGACGAACATCAACCGGGTCCACCTGAAGGGAGAGATCGAGTTCTGGAACCAGATGATGGAGCACCCCCGCTATGACGCCTTCTGGAGCAAGCGCGGGATCGTCCGGCATCTCAAGAACGTTCGTTGCGCCGTGATGACCGTGGGGGGCTGGTTCGACGCCGAGGACCTTTACGGTCCGCTGGAGATCTACCGCTCGGTGGAGCGGAACAATCCCGAAATCTCCAACGTCCTGGTCATGGGTCCGTGGGCACACGGCGACTGGGGGAGACGGCCGGGAACGGGACTGGGCAACGCCCGCTTTGGCTTCGACACCTCCGACTTCTACCGGAAGCGGATCATCCGTCCCTTCTTCCGCCACCACCTGAAGCAGGCGGGCAAGGCGGACCTCCCCGAAGCCTACGTCTTCGAGACCGGCGCCAACCGGTGGCGGACCTTCGATTCCTGGCCTCCTCCCTCGCTGCAGCCGTACCGCCTCTACCTCCGGGCCCAGGGGGATCTTTCTGCCCAGCCTCCCGAAACCGGCGAGGAGGGTTCTGACGAATACGTGAGCGACCCGGCCAAACCGGTCCCCTTCAGCCAGGACATCTCGCCCCAAATGACCCGGGAATACATGACCGACGACCAGAGGTTCGCGGCGCGGCGTCCCGACGTCCTGGCCTATCAGACCCCGGTCCTGGAGCAGGACCTGACCGTCGCCGGACCGTTGGAGGCGGAACTCTGGGTCTCTACCACGGCCGGCGACGCCGACTGGGTGGTGAAGCTCATCGACGTTCTTCCCGACTCGGCCCCCGACAACGATCCCAACCCCAGGCGGGTTCGGATGGGGGGCTACCAGATGATGATCCGGAGCGAGGTGATCCGCGGACGTTTCCGGAATTCGTACGAACACCCGGAGCCCTTTGAGCCGGGCCGTCCGACCCGGGTCCGGCTTCCCCTGCAGGACGTCTTCCACACCTTCAAGGCGGGCCATCGGGTCATGGTCCAGATTCAGAGCAGTTGGTTCCCCCTCGTGGACCGGAACCCTCAGAAGTACGTTCCCAACATATTCAAGGCCAGAGCCGAGGACTTCATCCGGGCGACCCACCGGGTCTACCGCTCGCCCCGGCACGCCACCCATCTGAAGCTGGGGGTCATGGAGCCATTGGACCCCGGCGGGGGCAATTGA
- a CDS encoding DUF1501 domain-containing protein, whose product MFRLDTPRAVPFCDGLNRRDFLHAGALSCLGLSLADLCGLEARGAVDKSRDVNCIFLFLVGGPSQMDTWDMKPEAPSEIRGPYRPIPTNVPGIRISEIFPRMARHADRYALVRSFHHNVPAHPLAHYLVQTGQAFSPGIVYPNLGSATGFLKGADSELPPHLVLPIPLTSRKGQSAGFLGKTHDPFLIHSDPSRDDFRIQDLVPPEYVSAIRVERARSFRNVVDRAFRNFEEGSTSTRLLDSAYHQAYSIVSSARAREAFDLKSEEDQLRDRYGRNRFGQSCLLARRLVEAGVRFVTINMFDDFGGGVSWDVHGSSPFSPITELDKLGPMFDNAYSSLIEDLHDRGLLEQTLVVAMGEFGRTPKINPAGGRDHWPSVSTIILAGGGIQGGQVVGSSDRIAAEPRDRPVGPQEVLATIYKSLGIDLHTELPGPQSRPIPIVDIGVEPIHELFGG is encoded by the coding sequence ATGTTTCGCCTGGACACCCCGCGCGCGGTCCCCTTCTGTGACGGTCTGAATCGACGGGACTTCCTCCATGCGGGAGCCCTGTCCTGCCTGGGGCTGAGCCTCGCCGACCTCTGCGGCCTCGAGGCCCGGGGCGCCGTGGACAAGAGCCGCGACGTCAACTGCATCTTTCTCTTCCTGGTGGGCGGCCCCTCCCAGATGGACACCTGGGACATGAAGCCGGAGGCGCCCTCCGAGATCCGCGGGCCCTACCGGCCCATCCCCACCAACGTCCCGGGGATCCGGATCTCGGAGATCTTCCCCCGCATGGCCCGGCATGCGGACCGCTACGCCCTGGTGCGGTCCTTTCACCACAATGTCCCCGCCCATCCCCTGGCCCACTACCTGGTGCAGACGGGCCAAGCCTTCTCTCCCGGCATCGTCTACCCCAATCTGGGCTCCGCCACCGGTTTTCTGAAGGGCGCCGATTCCGAGTTGCCCCCCCACTTGGTCCTTCCCATCCCGCTGACGTCCCGCAAGGGACAGTCGGCCGGTTTTCTGGGCAAGACCCATGACCCCTTCCTGATCCACTCGGACCCCTCCCGGGACGATTTCCGGATTCAGGACCTGGTTCCGCCGGAGTATGTCTCCGCCATCCGGGTGGAACGCGCCCGGTCGTTTCGGAACGTGGTCGACCGCGCTTTCCGGAACTTCGAGGAAGGGAGCACCAGCACGCGGCTCCTGGACTCCGCTTATCACCAGGCCTACAGCATCGTCTCATCGGCCCGGGCCAGGGAGGCGTTCGACCTGAAGTCGGAGGAAGACCAGTTGCGGGACCGTTACGGGCGGAACCGGTTCGGCCAGAGCTGCCTCCTGGCGCGGCGCCTGGTGGAGGCGGGAGTCCGCTTCGTGACCATCAACATGTTCGACGACTTCGGCGGCGGTGTCTCCTGGGACGTTCACGGCTCGTCCCCGTTCAGCCCCATCACCGAGTTGGACAAGCTGGGGCCCATGTTCGACAACGCCTACTCATCCCTGATCGAAGACCTCCACGACCGGGGCCTGCTGGAGCAGACGCTGGTGGTGGCCATGGGAGAATTCGGACGGACCCCCAAGATCAACCCGGCCGGGGGACGCGACCACTGGCCCTCGGTCTCCACCATTATCCTGGCGGGAGGAGGGATTCAGGGCGGACAGGTGGTGGGTTCTTCGGATCGAATCGCGGCGGAACCGCGCGACCGGCCCGTGGGACCCCAGGAGGTCCTGGCCACCATCTACAAGTCGCTGGGAATCGACCTCCATACCGAGTTGCCCGGTCCCCAGAGCCGGCCCATCCCCATCGTGGACATCGGCGTGGAGCCGATTCACGAGCTCTTCGGCGGCTGA
- a CDS encoding sialidase family protein, producing the protein MRRLRIVFESILYRNPHPGHQAVCAYLPNVVPISERELLCFYRLGQAFYSLDGRLAVLRSRDGGETWVEEGDLWDPQQETAPHSYSAPHGTLLRDGTLLLVAHRFRATQDQLFRFNPETGGLKPFELVLFRSSDLGRTWAPPQAIQVGGGGVADAPSNVIELSDGSLFLALERWKSWDDTSPLHIRGSALFSRDGGSTWGEEIDFPSACDPSRMFSHSRYSRMLDGRVCALQWTQSIGGQENFPLHFVRSDTAGTRWETPRPTTIPAQTSWAADLGEGVLAAAYSIRERMKPGVLVTLSEDGGRSWDLDHQVMVWDAVGQEFLGVDHKPEYPASHDNIAFGKPNLVRLPGGDLLASWWCTQACITHIRCARLTVEE; encoded by the coding sequence GTGAGGCGGCTGAGAATCGTTTTCGAATCCATTCTCTACCGCAATCCTCATCCTGGACACCAGGCCGTCTGCGCCTATCTCCCCAACGTGGTCCCCATCTCGGAACGGGAACTGCTCTGTTTCTACCGCTTGGGCCAGGCGTTCTACTCCCTGGACGGAAGGTTGGCCGTGCTCCGCTCCCGGGACGGCGGCGAAACCTGGGTCGAGGAGGGGGACCTCTGGGACCCGCAACAGGAGACCGCGCCCCATTCCTACAGCGCGCCCCATGGGACGCTGCTCCGGGACGGGACCCTGCTCCTGGTGGCCCACCGGTTTCGAGCCACGCAGGATCAATTGTTCCGGTTCAATCCCGAGACAGGAGGCCTGAAACCCTTCGAGCTGGTGCTGTTCCGGTCCTCGGACCTGGGCCGAACCTGGGCCCCTCCCCAGGCGATCCAAGTGGGAGGCGGGGGAGTGGCGGACGCTCCGTCCAATGTGATCGAACTCAGTGACGGTTCCCTGTTCCTGGCGTTGGAGCGCTGGAAATCGTGGGACGACACTTCTCCTCTGCACATCAGGGGCTCTGCCCTGTTCTCCCGGGACGGCGGGTCGACGTGGGGAGAGGAGATCGATTTCCCCAGTGCTTGCGACCCGTCCCGGATGTTCTCTCACAGCCGCTACAGCCGGATGTTGGACGGCCGCGTCTGCGCCCTTCAATGGACCCAGAGCATCGGCGGCCAGGAGAATTTCCCCCTCCATTTCGTCCGCTCCGACACGGCGGGGACCCGCTGGGAGACGCCCCGTCCCACCACCATCCCGGCCCAGACCAGTTGGGCCGCGGATCTGGGAGAGGGAGTGCTGGCGGCGGCCTATTCGATTCGGGAGAGGATGAAGCCGGGTGTCCTGGTGACCCTCAGCGAAGACGGGGGCCGGAGTTGGGACCTGGATCACCAGGTCATGGTCTGGGACGCCGTCGGCCAGGAGTTTCTGGGTGTCGATCACAAGCCGGAATACCCGGCCAGTCATGACAACATCGCCTTCGGCAAGCCCAATTTGGTTCGTCTGCCGGGAGGAGACCTCCTGGCAAGCTGGTGGTGCACCCAAGCCTGCATCACCCACATACGCTGCGCCCGGTTGACGGTGGAGGAATAA
- a CDS encoding type II toxin-antitoxin system prevent-host-death family antitoxin, producing MPTIYSTYEAKARFSEILRQVRAGKTIMVSYRGKPVAEIRPIAPEPTTIEERLEELERRGVLVRSTAPAEPITTVARRPGALKRFLAERGE from the coding sequence ATGCCGACAATCTATTCCACCTATGAAGCGAAGGCGCGCTTCTCCGAGATTCTTCGCCAGGTGCGCGCCGGTAAGACGATCATGGTCTCCTATCGAGGAAAGCCCGTGGCCGAGATTCGGCCGATCGCCCCTGAACCCACGACCATTGAGGAGCGGCTTGAAGAGCTCGAACGGCGGGGTGTCCTGGTGCGCTCGACTGCGCCGGCGGAACCGATCACGACAGTGGCCCGGCGTCCTGGTGCACTCAAACGCTTTCTGGCGGAACGGGGCGAATGA
- a CDS encoding sodium/solute symporter (Members of the Solute:Sodium Symporter (SSS), TC 2.A.21 as described in tcdb.org, catalyze solute:Na+ symport. Known solutes for members of the family include sugars, amino acids, nucleosides, inositols, vitamins, urea or anions, depending on the system.) produces MTPVLDRFQSLHAVDFAAIAAYFAVVIWVGFYYGRRQKSTEDYFLAGRRLPWFSVGVSIVATVLSTVTYLSTPGEMIKNGVGANAQFLSYPLVFFLVSYLILPYLMRLRLTTAYEYLERRFDLATRLFGASLFVLIRTAWMGMVLFTASLALSKICGLSFSTVVLGLVAIGVFYTVLGGLRAVIWTDVVQFFILLGGAIFTVIYVAVDSGTGPATWWNDMMAADTPSQPVFSFDPTVRLSLVGMGCWTLFWWLATASSDQVAVQRFLATESLQASRRAFLCNLAGGVVLTLILSLCGIALYSYYQAAIPDDPDLVFPHFIRHILPRGLAGLVVAALFSAAMSSLDSGMNSISSVVVTDFYRRFRSAVPTPRRELFLARVVTAAVGGLAMALCLLLYRIPEEQRGNLFDIQGRVTSFLVGSLGGLMLIAMLGIRCSARVAMGSALCGILVGFLWAQGHWLFGLPELAWMWVIPVSTTVTVGVAVGATTVLGPAPSKRS; encoded by the coding sequence ATGACTCCCGTCCTGGACCGTTTTCAGAGCCTCCACGCCGTCGACTTTGCCGCCATCGCCGCCTACTTCGCGGTGGTGATCTGGGTCGGGTTCTACTACGGGCGGCGCCAGAAGAGCACCGAGGACTACTTCCTGGCGGGACGGCGCCTGCCCTGGTTTTCCGTCGGCGTCAGCATCGTCGCCACGGTTCTCTCCACCGTCACCTACCTCTCCACGCCGGGAGAGATGATCAAGAACGGCGTTGGAGCCAACGCCCAGTTCCTCTCCTACCCTCTGGTCTTCTTCCTGGTCAGCTATCTCATCCTCCCCTATCTCATGCGGCTCCGGTTGACCACCGCCTACGAGTACCTGGAGCGGAGGTTCGACCTGGCCACCCGGCTCTTCGGCGCGTCCCTCTTCGTCTTGATCCGGACCGCCTGGATGGGGATGGTCCTGTTCACCGCCTCGCTGGCCCTGTCCAAGATCTGCGGACTCTCCTTCAGCACCGTGGTCCTGGGCCTGGTGGCCATCGGCGTCTTCTACACGGTCCTGGGAGGCCTGCGGGCGGTCATCTGGACCGACGTGGTCCAGTTCTTCATTCTCCTGGGCGGCGCCATCTTCACCGTCATCTATGTGGCCGTCGACTCGGGCACCGGTCCGGCGACGTGGTGGAACGACATGATGGCGGCCGACACGCCGTCGCAACCGGTCTTCAGCTTCGACCCCACGGTTCGGCTGAGCCTGGTGGGCATGGGCTGCTGGACCCTGTTCTGGTGGCTGGCCACCGCCAGCTCGGACCAGGTGGCGGTCCAGCGGTTCCTGGCCACCGAGTCGCTTCAGGCCTCCCGCCGGGCCTTCCTGTGCAACCTGGCCGGCGGGGTCGTCCTGACCTTGATCCTCTCCCTCTGCGGAATCGCCCTCTACTCCTACTACCAGGCCGCCATTCCCGACGACCCCGACCTGGTCTTCCCCCACTTCATTCGGCACATCCTGCCCCGGGGGCTGGCGGGACTGGTGGTGGCGGCCCTCTTTTCGGCCGCCATGTCCAGCCTGGACTCGGGGATGAACTCCATCTCCTCGGTGGTGGTCACCGATTTCTACCGCCGGTTCAGGAGCGCCGTTCCCACGCCGCGCCGGGAGCTGTTCCTGGCCCGGGTGGTCACCGCGGCGGTGGGCGGACTGGCAATGGCCCTTTGCCTGCTCCTGTACCGGATCCCCGAGGAGCAGAGGGGGAACCTGTTCGACATCCAGGGGCGGGTCACCAGTTTTCTGGTGGGAAGCCTGGGAGGACTCATGCTCATCGCCATGCTGGGGATCCGCTGCAGCGCCCGGGTGGCCATGGGGAGCGCGCTCTGCGGAATCCTGGTGGGATTTCTCTGGGCCCAGGGCCATTGGCTGTTCGGCCTTCCCGAGCTGGCCTGGATGTGGGTCATTCCGGTCTCGACCACGGTGACGGTGGGGGTGGCGGTCGGCGCCACGACGGTCCTGGGCCCGGCGCCGTCAAAGCGTTCCTGA
- a CDS encoding DUF1549 and DUF1553 domain-containing protein has translation MTWISCLLAGALLQAEPEALKLLPEEIVLSGPRTTQRLLVVEPAEGGESVRDWTDEVRFAVSDPEVAAVEENSTIAAVSDGSTTLLAHLPDGRKASARIRVLGSAKPVRWSFRNHVLPALTKAGCNSGPCHGAASGQNYLKLSLRGYAPEADHAALTREGAGRRVLTLEPARSLVLLKPTLAVPHGGGRRLTVPSRNYQVLSEWIATGAAPPRPTDRRVASLRVIPSHLRLQPGQQHGVLVQAVFDDGSREDVTHWAKFSSTDSGILNVDETGRARALGQGEAHISVWCLDQVASARVTIPMTDGHGPEAYARAPRHNRIDDLVLKKLEDLGLPPYRLSNDHHFVRRAYLDAAGVLPSAREARRFVEDTNPDKRVRLVDSLLERPEFVDYWTYKWCDLLLVSRSKLKSPSHRIFYDWIRRSVAENKPWDRFVREILTATGSNTSNGAANYWVMHDEATKATENITHTFLGISVACARCHNHPLDKWTQEDYYGLSSFFSRVGRKPGDRGDVIIFESRSGEVPFPGRQDPLPPRPLEGNPIAEDAPGSRRQHFAAWLTSPENRYFLRATVNRIWHHFLGRGLVEPVDDLRQTNPASNEDLMDALVRDFTEHGFDLRHLIRTIMNSATYQASAGGAGSPELAEKYHSRFGVRRLPAEVILDMICQVTGVPERFHGFPSGTRALQLPDTRVASNFLSTFGRPAREINAHAERVKEPTVNQALHLIHGEGLHRKLQSESGFLSRSLAEGRSRQEVIRNLYWAALSRPPTDEEMRELLETLGPAPSPSSSGEIMDAERNGLADLAHGILTSKEFLFNH, from the coding sequence ATGACCTGGATTTCCTGTCTCCTGGCGGGGGCGCTTCTTCAAGCCGAGCCCGAGGCTCTCAAGCTGCTTCCGGAGGAGATCGTCCTCTCGGGACCCAGGACCACCCAACGGTTGCTGGTGGTGGAGCCGGCGGAGGGTGGAGAGTCGGTCCGGGACTGGACGGACGAAGTGCGTTTCGCCGTCTCCGATCCGGAGGTGGCGGCGGTGGAGGAAAACTCCACCATCGCGGCGGTCTCGGACGGAAGCACCACCCTCTTGGCCCATCTCCCGGACGGCAGGAAGGCAAGCGCCCGCATCCGGGTTCTGGGGTCCGCGAAACCCGTTCGGTGGAGCTTTCGAAACCACGTGCTGCCGGCTCTTACCAAGGCCGGATGCAATTCCGGTCCCTGCCACGGGGCGGCCTCGGGACAGAACTACCTGAAGCTGAGCCTGAGGGGCTATGCTCCCGAAGCAGACCACGCGGCTCTCACCCGGGAGGGAGCGGGCCGGCGAGTCCTGACCTTGGAACCCGCCCGGAGCCTCGTGCTCCTGAAGCCCACCCTGGCGGTTCCCCACGGTGGAGGCCGGCGTTTGACGGTGCCGTCCCGAAATTACCAGGTGCTGTCGGAGTGGATCGCCACGGGCGCCGCACCCCCGCGGCCGACGGACCGCCGGGTCGCGAGCCTCCGGGTGATCCCTTCGCACCTTCGCCTCCAGCCTGGACAACAGCACGGAGTCCTGGTTCAGGCCGTGTTCGATGACGGGTCGCGGGAGGACGTGACCCACTGGGCCAAGTTCTCCTCCACCGATTCGGGCATTCTCAACGTGGACGAGACGGGACGGGCCCGAGCCTTGGGCCAGGGAGAGGCCCACATCTCCGTCTGGTGCCTGGATCAGGTGGCGTCGGCCCGGGTCACCATTCCAATGACGGACGGGCACGGTCCCGAAGCCTACGCCCGGGCTCCCCGCCACAACCGGATCGACGATCTGGTCCTGAAAAAGTTGGAAGACCTGGGATTGCCCCCCTACCGGCTCTCCAACGATCACCATTTCGTCCGCCGGGCCTACCTGGACGCCGCCGGAGTCCTGCCCAGCGCCCGGGAGGCGCGGCGGTTCGTCGAGGACACGAACCCGGACAAAAGGGTCAGGCTGGTCGATTCGCTGCTGGAGCGGCCGGAGTTCGTGGACTACTGGACCTACAAGTGGTGCGACCTGCTCCTGGTTTCCCGCAGCAAGCTGAAATCCCCGTCCCACCGGATCTTCTACGACTGGATTCGCCGGAGCGTGGCCGAGAACAAGCCCTGGGACCGCTTCGTCCGGGAGATCCTCACGGCCACGGGGAGCAACACCAGCAACGGGGCCGCCAACTACTGGGTGATGCACGACGAGGCCACCAAGGCGACGGAAAACATCACCCACACATTCCTGGGGATCTCCGTGGCCTGCGCCCGCTGCCACAATCACCCCTTGGACAAGTGGACGCAGGAGGACTATTACGGACTCTCCAGCTTCTTCTCCCGGGTGGGGCGCAAACCGGGAGACCGGGGAGACGTGATCATCTTCGAGAGCCGTAGCGGTGAAGTCCCCTTCCCGGGACGGCAAGACCCTCTCCCGCCACGCCCTCTGGAGGGAAACCCCATCGCCGAGGACGCCCCCGGCAGCCGGCGCCAACATTTCGCCGCCTGGCTGACCTCGCCGGAGAACCGCTACTTCCTGCGAGCCACCGTGAACCGGATCTGGCACCACTTTCTGGGACGGGGACTCGTGGAACCGGTGGACGACCTCAGGCAGACCAACCCCGCATCCAACGAAGACCTGATGGACGCGCTGGTCCGGGACTTTACGGAACACGGCTTCGACCTCCGCCACCTGATCCGGACCATCATGAACTCGGCGACCTACCAGGCCAGCGCCGGAGGCGCCGGTTCTCCCGAACTGGCGGAGAAATACCACTCGCGCTTCGGTGTCCGCCGGTTGCCCGCGGAGGTGATCCTGGACATGATCTGCCAAGTGACGGGCGTCCCGGAGCGCTTCCACGGATTCCCCTCCGGCACCCGGGCCCTTCAGCTCCCGGACACCCGGGTGGCCTCCAACTTTCTCTCCACCTTCGGCCGCCCGGCACGGGAGATCAACGCCCATGCCGAGCGGGTCAAGGAGCCTACGGTCAACCAGGCGCTTCACCTGATCCACGGGGAAGGGCTGCACCGGAAGCTCCAGTCCGAATCGGGGTTTCTGAGCCGGTCCCTGGCTGAAGGACGGTCCCGGCAGGAGGTGATCCGGAACCTGTATTGGGCCGCTCTCAGCCGCCCTCCGACCGATGAGGAGATGAGGGAGCTGCTGGAAACCCTGGGTCCCGCCCCTTCCCCATCCTCCAGCGGCGAGATCATGGACGCCGAGCGGAACGGACTGGCGGATCTGGCCCACGGAATTCTCACCAGCAAGGAGTTTCTCTTCAACCACTGA